Proteins from a genomic interval of Chryseobacterium indologenes:
- a CDS encoding DUF1684 domain-containing protein — translation MKKYILIFLLVPLCFFSQRIVSQEVMDVKKFQDDLNEEYLNPKTTPLRGDNFKNFKEHPFFPFDLKYRITAKFVKTKDPKPFDLPTSSGKTKSYREYGKATFKLDGKSYTVTLYQSLDLIRQEKYKNDLFLPFRDATNEKETYGGGKYMDLKIPKGNTILLDFNQSYQPFCAYNAYDYNCPIVPDENKLPVEIRAGVMYQDIYHH, via the coding sequence ATGAAAAAATATATATTGATTTTTTTACTCGTTCCATTATGTTTTTTTTCACAACGGATCGTTTCTCAGGAAGTCATGGATGTGAAGAAATTTCAGGATGATCTCAACGAAGAATACCTGAATCCTAAAACAACACCATTACGCGGGGATAATTTTAAAAACTTTAAAGAACATCCATTCTTTCCTTTTGATTTAAAATACAGAATCACCGCAAAATTTGTGAAAACAAAAGATCCGAAACCTTTTGACCTGCCAACTTCTTCAGGAAAAACAAAATCGTACCGGGAATATGGAAAAGCTACCTTTAAGCTGGATGGTAAATCATACACGGTTACTTTATACCAAAGCCTGGATCTGATCAGGCAAGAAAAATATAAAAATGATCTTTTCCTGCCTTTCAGGGATGCTACCAATGAAAAAGAAACATATGGTGGAGGAAAATATATGGACCTGAAGATTCCGAAAGGAAATACAATTTTGTTGGATTTTAACCAGTCCTATCAGCCGTTTTGTGCTTACAACGCTTATGACTACAACTGTCCGATCGTTCCTGATGAGAATAAACTTCCCGTAGAAATAAGGGCCGGTGTTATGTATCAGGATATTTACCATCACTAA
- a CDS encoding glucosidase, whose protein sequence is MSEKERISDVSWKKWGPYVSNREWGLVREDYSENGDAWNYTNHDTAEAKTYRWGEEGICGICDDLQKLVFSVGFWNKKDKMVKERFFGLTNGQGNHGEDVKEYFYYLDSTPTHSYMKMLYKYPQNSFPYEDLITTNGRRSKEEPEYELIDTGIFDHNEYFDIFIEYAKESQNDILVRITVVNKSENEASLVLLPTIWFRNTWNWGYDDYQPQLSGGEARRIKVNCKDLEIKNLYAKQSLKTLFCNNETNNHRLYQSANVNEYCKDGINQFILTGNSATVNPENTGTKAAFFIDEDFNGNESKTFEFRITDKDIRDPFSDFTTVFDERTREADEFYAEIQKGIKSDDEKLVQRQAFAGMLWNKMFYHYNVEKWLKGDPSQMPPPKSREKIRNYDWKHLNNEHIISMPDKWEYPWYATWDLAFHTISFSLIDPDFAKHQLKLFLFEWYMHPNGQLPAYEWDLSDVNPPVHAWAVFRVFKIDEYLRDKPDLEFLESAFQKLLMNFTWWVNKKDVNGNNIFEGGFLGLDNIGVFDRNATLPNGEQLEQSDGTSWMAMFALNMMRIALELALYNNVYEEMAMKFFEHFLSIAHSLDNMGDEKFSLWDDEDEFFYDAITSSDGTHMYLRMRTIVGLIPMFAVEVIDDEMIENLPNFKKRMKWVLENKPELASLVSRWEVKGQDSKHLLSLLRGHRLKRLLSRMLNPDEFLSDYGVRALSKEYEKNPYTLNLNETNYTVKYTPAESDSGLFGGNSNWRGPIWFPINFLIIESLQRFFFYYSPDFLVEYPTGSGNYSNLDQIANSLNKRLSKIFLQDAEGKRPVHGQYERFQTDPDFKDYLLFYEYFHGDNGRGVGASHQTGWTGLIAKILQPRFSQKEIAESETEMPEDTGEKK, encoded by the coding sequence ATGTCAGAAAAAGAAAGAATTTCAGATGTTTCATGGAAGAAGTGGGGCCCTTACGTAAGTAACCGTGAATGGGGCCTTGTACGTGAAGATTATAGTGAAAACGGAGATGCCTGGAATTACACCAATCATGATACGGCTGAAGCCAAAACATACCGATGGGGTGAGGAAGGAATATGCGGAATCTGTGATGACCTTCAAAAGCTAGTATTTTCGGTAGGATTCTGGAATAAAAAAGATAAAATGGTGAAAGAGCGATTCTTTGGCCTTACCAACGGACAAGGAAATCATGGAGAAGATGTGAAAGAATATTTTTATTATCTGGATTCCACTCCCACGCACTCTTACATGAAGATGTTGTATAAATACCCTCAAAACTCTTTTCCTTACGAAGATCTGATAACAACCAACGGCAGAAGGAGCAAAGAGGAACCGGAATACGAACTTATTGACACAGGCATTTTTGATCACAATGAATATTTTGATATTTTTATTGAATATGCCAAAGAAAGTCAGAATGACATTTTAGTGAGGATAACGGTTGTTAATAAATCTGAAAATGAAGCTTCTCTGGTTCTGTTACCTACTATTTGGTTCAGAAATACATGGAACTGGGGCTACGATGATTATCAGCCACAGCTTTCCGGAGGAGAGGCGCGACGTATTAAAGTAAATTGTAAAGATCTCGAAATAAAAAATCTGTATGCAAAACAATCTTTAAAAACGCTGTTCTGTAACAATGAAACGAATAACCACAGATTGTATCAGTCTGCTAATGTAAATGAATATTGTAAAGACGGTATCAATCAATTTATTCTTACAGGAAACTCTGCAACCGTTAATCCGGAAAACACCGGGACCAAAGCCGCATTCTTTATTGATGAAGATTTTAATGGTAATGAGTCAAAGACATTTGAATTCAGGATTACCGATAAAGATATAAGAGATCCTTTCAGTGATTTTACTACTGTTTTTGATGAAAGAACCAGAGAGGCCGACGAATTTTATGCGGAGATTCAGAAAGGGATAAAATCAGATGATGAGAAGCTTGTACAGCGGCAGGCATTTGCCGGTATGCTGTGGAATAAAATGTTTTATCATTATAATGTTGAAAAGTGGCTGAAAGGAGATCCTTCTCAAATGCCACCCCCAAAATCCCGTGAAAAAATAAGGAATTATGACTGGAAGCACCTGAATAACGAACATATTATTTCGATGCCTGATAAGTGGGAATATCCCTGGTATGCCACATGGGATCTGGCATTTCATACCATCAGTTTCTCATTGATAGACCCGGATTTTGCCAAGCATCAGTTGAAACTGTTTCTGTTTGAATGGTATATGCATCCTAACGGCCAGCTCCCTGCTTACGAATGGGATTTAAGCGATGTTAATCCTCCGGTGCATGCCTGGGCCGTTTTCAGGGTATTCAAAATTGATGAATATTTAAGAGATAAGCCGGATCTGGAGTTTTTAGAAAGTGCTTTTCAGAAGCTGCTGATGAATTTTACCTGGTGGGTCAATAAAAAAGATGTCAACGGCAATAATATCTTCGAAGGCGGATTCCTGGGGCTTGATAATATCGGTGTCTTTGACAGAAACGCTACGCTTCCCAATGGTGAGCAACTGGAACAGTCCGACGGAACAAGCTGGATGGCCATGTTTGCGCTGAATATGATGAGGATAGCTTTGGAACTGGCTTTGTACAACAATGTATATGAAGAAATGGCGATGAAGTTCTTTGAGCATTTTCTTTCTATTGCCCATTCACTGGATAATATGGGGGATGAAAAATTCAGCCTCTGGGATGATGAAGATGAGTTCTTTTATGATGCTATTACCTCCAGTGACGGTACTCATATGTACTTAAGGATGCGAACAATCGTAGGCCTTATTCCGATGTTTGCCGTTGAGGTGATCGATGATGAGATGATCGAGAATCTCCCCAATTTTAAGAAAAGAATGAAATGGGTGCTCGAGAATAAGCCGGAACTGGCGTCCCTTGTTTCAAGATGGGAAGTGAAAGGACAGGATTCCAAACACCTTTTGTCTCTGTTGCGGGGACATCGTTTGAAAAGGTTGTTAAGCAGAATGCTGAATCCCGATGAATTTTTAAGCGATTATGGTGTCAGAGCTCTTTCTAAAGAATATGAGAAAAATCCGTATACTTTAAATCTTAATGAAACAAATTATACGGTAAAATATACTCCTGCAGAAAGTGATAGCGGTCTTTTCGGAGGCAACAGCAATTGGCGCGGTCCTATCTGGTTTCCTATTAATTTTTTAATCATTGAAAGCCTGCAACGTTTTTTCTTTTATTATAGTCCTGATTTTTTGGTGGAATATCCCACCGGAAGTGGAAACTATTCCAATTTAGATCAGATTGCCAACTCATTAAACAAAAGGCTTTCTAAAATTTTCTTACAGGATGCAGAGGGCAAGCGGCCTGTTCATGGTCAGTATGAAAGATTTCAGACAGACCCGGACTTTAAAGATTATCTATTGTTTTATGAATATTTTCACGGGGACAACGGACGTGGGGTAGGAGCGTCGCATCAGACGGGCTGGACGGGGCTTATTGCAAAAATTCTGCAGCCTAGATTTTCCCAAAAAGAAATTGCAGAATCAGAGACTGAAATGCC
- a CDS encoding GNAT family N-acetyltransferase — protein MIQLRFFTKGDLSELNYALDENQSRFTANVEQALHNLELREDHKGFAVTITEDEKPVGFFVLDFGEDKFELTDNESSVLVRSLSVNPEMQGKGIGKAAMLKVDGFVRDNFRNCNEIVLAVNQKNEAAYHIYLSVGYVDEGKTRIGRSGPQYLMYKKL, from the coding sequence ATGATACAGCTACGATTTTTTACTAAAGGAGATCTTTCTGAACTCAACTATGCTCTGGATGAAAACCAGTCTCGCTTTACGGCAAACGTTGAACAGGCATTGCACAATCTCGAACTAAGGGAAGATCATAAGGGATTTGCTGTGACCATCACCGAAGATGAAAAACCTGTAGGATTTTTTGTGCTTGATTTTGGTGAAGATAAATTTGAACTGACAGATAATGAAAGTTCTGTTTTGGTACGATCATTATCTGTAAACCCTGAAATGCAGGGCAAAGGAATTGGAAAAGCTGCCATGCTGAAAGTTGACGGCTTTGTAAGAGATAATTTCAGAAACTGCAACGAAATTGTACTGGCAGTCAACCAGAAAAATGAAGCGGCATACCATATCTATCTCAGTGTCGGATACGTTGATGAGGGCAAGACCAGAATAGGGCGGAGCGGACCGCAATATCTGATGTATAAAAAACTTTAA
- a CDS encoding GMC family oxidoreductase, which produces MDRKGFIKTSVLALSGFYFLYSDVLKAVQPRIAKQEKTIEAPIIIIGSGYGGAVSALRLCEAGKKVILLEMGLHWEKSGIPYSNLLKPGKSSAWLKKKTIAPFMNIFSLTPFTGTLDRLEFENINIWVGRGVGGGSLVNGGMAVTPKESYFKEIFPDLDSGKFYSHYFPLVREELKVNVIDEQFVKDCPYYKFTRVGEAEAHKAGFRTIRVPNVYDFKYMEKEFRNEVPRSALNTEVIYGNNYGKNSLDKTYLKKALATGNLEILDLHRVEHIQLNDDKSYSVSTEQIGTSGNILASKTFNCKKLILSAGTMGTLQLLLKSNAIHTFPINEKVGKSWGNNGNFMTGRNWVHPLSGGTGSKQSTIPVGGIDNWDDSEHPFFTEIAPLPMGMDVATALYLLINRVDKKGEVTFDKAKQALQLDWNQNHTVKMRENAKYFVRKMNKANGGTRSHFLFNNGFGADICYHPLGGCVLGEATDQYGKLKGHENLYVLDGSLIPGTIGVNPFVTITAIAEYCIENLIQHNEFA; this is translated from the coding sequence ATGGACAGAAAAGGATTTATTAAGACGAGTGTACTAGCCTTATCAGGTTTTTATTTTCTTTATTCCGATGTATTGAAAGCAGTACAACCTAGAATCGCTAAACAGGAAAAAACAATAGAAGCTCCTATCATTATTATCGGGAGCGGATATGGTGGTGCTGTTTCTGCCCTTCGTTTGTGCGAAGCCGGAAAAAAAGTCATTCTTCTTGAGATGGGTCTTCACTGGGAAAAGTCCGGAATTCCTTATTCCAATTTACTGAAACCGGGCAAAAGCTCGGCTTGGTTAAAGAAAAAAACAATTGCTCCTTTTATGAATATTTTTTCTTTAACTCCTTTCACCGGAACCTTGGACCGGCTGGAATTTGAAAACATTAACATCTGGGTAGGACGGGGTGTTGGCGGAGGCTCACTGGTAAACGGTGGAATGGCTGTTACTCCTAAAGAAAGTTACTTCAAAGAAATTTTCCCTGATCTTGATTCCGGAAAGTTTTACAGTCATTATTTTCCGTTAGTACGGGAAGAACTTAAAGTCAATGTCATTGATGAGCAGTTTGTAAAGGATTGTCCTTATTACAAATTCACAAGAGTAGGTGAAGCGGAAGCACATAAAGCAGGTTTTAGGACGATAAGAGTGCCTAATGTATATGATTTTAAGTACATGGAAAAAGAATTCCGGAATGAAGTTCCCCGCTCGGCTCTCAATACAGAAGTCATCTATGGAAACAACTACGGCAAAAACAGTTTAGACAAAACATACTTAAAAAAGGCACTGGCAACCGGTAATCTTGAGATCCTTGATCTTCATCGTGTAGAACATATTCAACTCAATGATGATAAAAGCTACTCCGTCAGCACGGAGCAGATTGGCACTTCCGGAAATATACTTGCCAGTAAAACATTCAATTGTAAAAAATTAATTCTTTCTGCCGGAACAATGGGAACTTTACAGCTTCTCCTGAAATCAAATGCTATTCATACCTTTCCTATCAATGAAAAAGTAGGAAAAAGCTGGGGGAATAACGGCAATTTCATGACCGGAAGAAATTGGGTACATCCTTTATCAGGAGGAACCGGCTCAAAGCAATCAACGATTCCTGTTGGAGGAATTGATAACTGGGATGATTCTGAACATCCGTTTTTCACTGAAATAGCTCCTCTCCCAATGGGTATGGATGTTGCAACCGCTTTATATTTACTGATCAACAGGGTTGACAAAAAAGGTGAAGTGACATTTGATAAGGCAAAGCAGGCTTTACAACTTGACTGGAACCAAAATCATACTGTGAAAATGCGGGAAAATGCTAAATATTTTGTCAGAAAAATGAATAAAGCCAATGGAGGCACCCGAAGTCATTTTTTGTTCAATAATGGTTTCGGAGCTGATATTTGTTACCATCCACTCGGTGGTTGTGTACTCGGGGAAGCCACTGATCAATATGGTAAATTAAAGGGTCACGAAAATCTTTATGTTCTGGATGGATCACTTATTCCCGGAACGATCGGTGTAAATCCTTTTGTAACTATTACTGCCATCGCCGAATATTGTATTGAAAATCTGATTCAGCACAATGAGTTTGCTTAA
- the aadS gene encoding AadS family aminoglycoside 6-adenylyltransferase produces the protein MKIREDKLEQIIQWATDNRDVRVVLLTSSLVNPYAPVDDFSDLDVELVFESRKPYEDDHQWISLFGQPISMVEEGDEVFEGKHAMKMVLYKDHVKVDFKLYQLSDFIAEIKAEKLPDDWDLGYRVLVDKDGLTTEMKPPSYRSIMIHQPEEKEFRQLLNDFWWDTTYVAKCLKRGDIFYAKFMSENILRTDYLVPLIEWYIASSHDWNNITTNKHGRLFKKYLSQELWNKVELTFSGSNIEENWAALFAFADLVHELGTALAYQLNFTYPVTLENDIRNYLAEVREISF, from the coding sequence ATGAAAATAAGAGAAGATAAGCTTGAACAAATCATTCAATGGGCAACCGACAACCGGGATGTTCGTGTCGTTCTGCTGACGAGTTCTTTAGTGAATCCTTATGCACCGGTAGATGATTTCAGCGATCTGGACGTTGAACTTGTTTTTGAAAGCAGGAAACCCTATGAAGATGATCATCAGTGGATCAGTCTATTCGGCCAGCCAATTTCAATGGTTGAGGAAGGTGACGAAGTTTTTGAGGGAAAACATGCGATGAAAATGGTTTTGTATAAAGATCATGTGAAGGTTGATTTTAAATTGTATCAGCTTTCAGACTTTATTGCTGAAATTAAAGCTGAAAAACTTCCCGACGACTGGGATTTGGGCTACAGGGTGCTGGTTGATAAAGATGGATTGACCACAGAGATGAAACCTCCAAGCTACCGGTCGATCATGATTCATCAGCCTGAAGAAAAAGAGTTCAGACAACTGCTTAATGATTTTTGGTGGGACACCACTTACGTTGCCAAATGCCTTAAGCGTGGAGATATTTTTTATGCCAAATTTATGTCCGAAAATATCCTGAGGACAGATTACCTGGTTCCCTTGATAGAATGGTATATTGCCTCTTCCCATGACTGGAATAACATTACCACCAATAAACATGGCAGACTCTTTAAAAAATATCTTTCACAGGAATTGTGGAATAAGGTTGAACTAACCTTCTCAGGCAGTAACATTGAAGAAAACTGGGCTGCTTTATTCGCTTTTGCTGACCTGGTTCATGAACTGGGAACTGCTTTGGCTTATCAACTCAATTTCACCTACCCGGTTACACTCGAAAATGATATCCGGAATTATCTGGCTGAAGTACGGGAAATATCGTTTTAA
- a CDS encoding glucose 1-dehydrogenase: protein MEVSLHNQVAVVTGASSGIGSGIAKSLAAAGAIVIVNHSSERSVEEAKAVLKEITDAGGSGTTYQCDVSKEDQVVKMFQDIVLQFGTVDILINNAGVQKDAKFTEMTLDQWNTVIGINLTGQFLCAREAIKEFLRRGIDPSRSVACGKIIHISSVHEIIPWAGHANYAASKGAIRMLMQTLAQEYGADKIRVNSICPGAIQTPINKDAWSTPQALNSLLNLIPYNRIGQPQDIGNLAAFLASDLADYITGTSIFVDGGMTTFESFSTGG, encoded by the coding sequence ATGGAAGTATCACTTCATAACCAGGTTGCTGTAGTTACAGGAGCCTCCAGCGGAATAGGTTCCGGAATTGCAAAATCATTAGCCGCAGCAGGAGCAATAGTCATTGTCAACCATTCTTCTGAAAGATCTGTAGAAGAAGCAAAAGCTGTATTGAAAGAAATCACTGATGCCGGCGGAAGTGGAACAACCTATCAATGTGATGTTTCTAAGGAAGATCAGGTTGTTAAAATGTTTCAGGACATCGTTTTACAATTCGGGACAGTAGATATTTTGATCAACAACGCCGGAGTGCAGAAAGATGCAAAGTTCACAGAAATGACTTTAGACCAATGGAATACTGTCATTGGGATCAATCTTACAGGTCAGTTTTTATGTGCCAGAGAAGCGATCAAAGAATTTTTACGCCGGGGAATTGATCCTTCAAGGTCTGTAGCCTGCGGAAAAATTATTCATATCAGTTCTGTTCATGAGATTATACCATGGGCTGGGCATGCGAATTATGCTGCCAGCAAAGGAGCGATCAGGATGCTTATGCAGACTCTGGCTCAGGAATATGGTGCAGACAAAATCCGGGTTAATTCTATTTGTCCGGGTGCCATTCAAACCCCGATTAATAAAGATGCGTGGAGCACACCTCAGGCACTGAATTCACTTCTCAACCTTATTCCTTATAACAGGATCGGACAACCACAGGATATCGGTAACCTTGCAGCATTCTTAGCCAGTGATCTTGCGGATTATATTACAGGTACCAGCATTTTTGTGGATGGAGGAATGACCACTTTTGAAAGCTTTTCAACCGGAGGATAG